GCAGTAGCCTCGTATGCCAAGTTCAGCTTCACCTCTGGCAAGATCCACAAGATGCGCCTAATGAACGTCGGTGCGGGTGTCGTCCAAAAGTTTGCAATCGACGGCCACATCATGACAGTCATCGCCAACGACTACATGCCCATCGTCCCCTACAACACCAGCATGATCTCTCTAGGTGTCGGTCAGCGCGCCGATGTCCTCGTCTACGGATCCGGCAAGCCAGGGGAGAAGTACTGGATTCGCACCAATCTGATCCAGTGCTCCTTCAACGACGGCCTCCAGACCGAAGCTCGCGCCGTCGTCTACTACGAAAATGCCGACACCAACACCCTCCCCTCCGAGCCCTTCAACTGGGGTCCCACCAACAGCAGCGCGCCTCAACTCTGCGGTAACGATCCTCTAATCAACACGGTGCCCAGTTTCCGCATTCGTGCTGCGGAGCCAGATGTCACGCAGCGATTCGACATTCGTGCGGGAAGCAACGGTACCAACATCGTCTACACTTTCGGCAACAGGACGTTCAGAGCAAACTTCAACGCACCGCTGTACTGGAAAGTTTTGAACAATACTATTCATGAAGTTCCAAAAGAGCGGAATCTCTGGAGTGTGGGTAATGCCAACACGGTGAGGGTTGTGATTTATAATTATAACGATCAGGGACATCCGATTCATTATCATGGTAAGATGGACATCACTTCGCGAGATGACGGCCAAATTGACCATGATACACAGGTCACAATATGCAAATCCTCGCCGTCGGCATGAGGGAATGGGACGGCACCGTCGTTCGTGCCGCAAACCCGCAGCGAAGAGATGTTCAAATGATGCCGCCTGCCACCAAGGATGGTATACCCAGCTTCCTCGTCGTGCAATGGACTGTTGATAATCCAGGTGGTAAGTCTCCTCATCTCTCACCTCTCACCTCTCACCTCTCACCTCTCACCTCTCACCTCTCACCTCCTATGCCTGTCGCTCGCGCGCTAACGCTCGTCATAGTCTGGCCCCTTCACTGCCATTTCGCCTGGCATTCTTCCATGGGCCTCGTCATCAACGTGATGGAAAAGACGGACGATGCGAGACAGAGACTTGTGGGTGCGGGACGGCAGATCCGACAGACGTGTGATGGGTGGAATGATTGGATCAAGAA
This genomic window from Fulvia fulva chromosome 4, complete sequence contains:
- a CDS encoding oxidoreductase ptaK produces the protein MKFATPTTCLALLAPLSRTTTAWSFSKSPGGPTYGESGLAPVIQELGKVSKRQSDGSTVTPYQQNGWSKWGTLGYGALYSWMGGKTPWGGIDTVNFNPFTASKQITGTQTRTYVLAVGECDVRPDGVIKRHALCVNGQFPGPLIEANYGDTLVITVKNNLKNEGTAMHWHGFLQTSNCLNDGVPGIQQCPIAPGQSYTYTMKAELYGSAWYHSHYSGQYAGGVVGPIVIYGPDNLRHDFDIGPIMLHEWYRDDYMTTIRGLFRPLAQGGPVHPEANSNLINGKMRFDCSKTSLDCAVASYAKFSFTSGKIHKMRLMNVGAGVVQKFAIDGHIMTVIANDYMPIVPYNTSMISLGVGQRADVLVYGSGKPGEKYWIRTNLIQCSFNDGLQTEARAVVYYENADTNTLPSEPFNWGPTNSSAPQLCGNDPLINTVPSFRIRAAEPDVTQRFDIRAGSNGTNIVYTFGNRTFRANFNAPLYWKVLNNTIHEVPKERNLWSVGNANTVRVVIYNYNDQGHPIHYHGHNMQILAVGMREWDGTVVRAANPQRRDVQMMPPATKDGIPSFLVVQWTVDNPGVWPLHCHFAWHSSMGLVINVMEKTDDARQRLVGAGRQIRQTCDGWNDWIKKTGPLLTGIDSGL